A genome region from Bacteroidota bacterium includes the following:
- a CDS encoding nucleotidyltransferase family protein, giving the protein MKEFGVKRIGLFGSYVRNEPTPDSDIDFIVEFNPGKKNYKNFIHLAYFLESILNKEVDLLTHGSLSPYLKPYIFKEIEYVSFSH; this is encoded by the coding sequence ATGAAGGAGTTTGGGGTAAAAAGGATTGGTCTTTTTGGTTCATATGTCCGGAATGAACCAACGCCGGATAGCGATATTGATTTTATTGTTGAATTTAATCCGGGAAAAAAGAATTACAAAAATTTCATTCATTTGGCCTACTTCCTTGAAAGCATTTTAAATAAAGAAGTGGATCTTTTGACACACGGCTCACTGAGCCCATATCTTAAGCCGTATATTTTCAAAGAGATTGAGTATGTCTCCTTCAGCCATTGA
- a CDS encoding DUF86 domain-containing protein, with translation MSPSAIEFLRHILDEVRYLKDESKDLTFAEFIENPTLIRAFTRSLEIIGEAAKKVPEVLKNKYPDIEWKNISGMRDKLVHEYFGIDYDLVWDVVKNELDELYSQIESIINREKE, from the coding sequence ATGTCTCCTTCAGCCATTGAGTTTCTCAGACATATTTTAGATGAAGTTAGATATCTTAAAGATGAATCGAAGGATCTGACTTTTGCGGAATTCATTGAAAATCCTACATTAATAAGGGCCTTTACAAGAAGCCTCGAAATTATCGGCGAGGCAGCTAAGAAAGTTCCGGAAGTCTTGAAAAATAAATATCCGGATATCGAATGGAAAAACATTTCTGGAATGCGTGATAAATTGGTGCATGAGTATTTTGGGATTGATTATGATCTGGTATGGGATGTTGTTAAAAATGAACTGGATGAATTGTATTCCCAAATCGAAAGTATTATTAATCGTGAAAAAGAATAA
- a CDS encoding type IX secretion system membrane protein PorP/SprF has product MRKLLIFVLVFSGCQALAQHDPLYSQYMFNPIVINPGYSGSREVLTATVDNRYQWVGMSGAPRTLTLSVHSPLRNESIAVGGYIYSYKLGPSQEFGVVGNYVYRITIGKAKLSLGLQVGLTQLNIDWDKTSVHDVNDPIYLNRPNSKPRPDANFGIYYYTSKFYVGLSSRHLFENIISPVSSDEIVYANLTRHFYLTSGYALEISEDLVFKPSTLIKYAPNAPINVDLNVSFLMKKTFEVGISYRNLVNAIVFMAQLHLAQGLRIGYSYDATLSELKNYTNGSHEIMISYDFRLFKSRELTPRYF; this is encoded by the coding sequence ATGAGAAAGTTATTGATCTTCGTTCTGGTGTTCTCAGGCTGTCAAGCTTTGGCACAGCATGATCCGCTATACAGCCAGTATATGTTCAATCCAATTGTCATCAATCCTGGTTATTCGGGTAGCAGGGAAGTATTGACTGCAACGGTGGATAACCGCTATCAATGGGTGGGTATGTCCGGTGCTCCACGTACATTGACATTAAGCGTCCATTCGCCACTTCGAAATGAAAGCATCGCTGTCGGTGGTTATATTTATAGCTATAAATTGGGACCAAGCCAGGAATTTGGAGTTGTTGGCAACTATGTTTACAGGATTACAATTGGAAAGGCCAAATTATCTTTAGGACTTCAGGTTGGGCTGACCCAACTCAATATTGACTGGGATAAAACATCAGTCCATGATGTAAATGACCCAATTTACCTGAACCGTCCCAACAGCAAACCCAGACCAGATGCAAACTTTGGCATTTATTACTACACCTCTAAGTTCTATGTCGGACTATCATCGCGACACTTATTTGAGAATATAATCTCCCCTGTTTCATCTGATGAGATTGTTTATGCTAACCTGACCAGACATTTTTACCTGACAAGTGGCTATGCACTTGAAATCAGTGAGGATCTGGTCTTTAAACCATCAACACTCATCAAGTACGCCCCTAATGCTCCGATAAATGTTGACCTTAATGTGAGTTTCCTGATGAAGAAAACTTTTGAAGTGGGTATTTCATACCGAAATCTGGTCAATGCTATAGTATTTATGGCACAATTGCATCTGGCACAGGGGCTTCGGATTGGGTATTCTTATGATGCGACATTAAGTGAGCTGAAAAACTATACCAATGGTTCGCATGAGATAATGATTAGCTATGATTTCAGATTATTTAAATCAAGAGAACTGACACCCAGATATTTCTAA
- a CDS encoding HYR domain-containing protein: TVTDNAGNTATCQQLVIVTDNQNPSISCPANVMVNADLGQCYATGVSLGSAVTSDNCGVASVNNNAPATFSVGTTVVTWTVTDYNGNTAQCTQSVIVVDGEIPSITCPANISTITDADVCFATVNLGSPVTSDNCVVASVTNDAPDQFMVGVTTVIWTVTDNAGNTATCQQTITVTDNQIPSITCPANVTVTTDPGQCFATDIELGAPVVNDNCQVASVTNNAPAQFNVGITTIIWTVIDIYGNSNTCEMTVTVTDATAPSIICPENILFITEKGICEADIIVDEPEVDDNCGIPTYINSYTGTSNASGTYPVGTTNVIWTVTDINSNTSTCITNVSVLSPPLANDDYASTPQNTAAVDINIIANDFDCLNSLNSSTIIIARQPLNGSVIVNNATGAVTYTPFIDFTGDDDFDYQVCNFSGLCDTATVYINITTINHPPVAENIEDSTLVNIPKIIDLNGHVSDPDGNSLTLSICGEPANGTVTINDGLLVTYTPDLDYEGWDSICYTVCDNGAPQLCDDAYIYIDSKGREPPIIISNTITPNGDGFNDFFYIEGIEMYPENELLIFNQWGDQVRSFRNYNNYEVRWDGTNKSGGLLPAGTYYYILRLEKIHQVYNGWVYIHY; encoded by the coding sequence GGACGGTCACCGACAATGCGGGAAATACAGCTACTTGCCAACAACTGGTTATTGTTACCGATAATCAGAATCCGTCAATCAGCTGTCCGGCCAATGTCATGGTCAATGCCGACTTAGGTCAATGTTATGCCACTGGCGTGAGCCTTGGCAGCGCGGTAACTTCGGATAATTGCGGTGTGGCATCTGTCAACAATAATGCTCCTGCTACTTTCTCTGTTGGGACAACTGTTGTAACCTGGACTGTCACCGATTATAATGGCAACACTGCCCAATGTACACAGTCAGTAATAGTAGTTGACGGGGAAATTCCATCTATTACCTGTCCTGCTAATATCAGTACCATTACGGATGCTGATGTTTGCTTTGCCACAGTAAACCTTGGCTCTCCTGTCACCTCCGATAACTGTGTTGTAGCCTCAGTAACCAACGATGCTCCTGACCAGTTTATGGTCGGTGTAACGACTGTCATTTGGACTGTCACCGACAATGCAGGGAATACAGCAACTTGTCAGCAGACCATTACAGTCACTGATAATCAAATTCCATCAATCACTTGCCCTGCTAATGTTACTGTCACAACAGATCCTGGTCAATGTTTCGCAACAGACATTGAATTAGGAGCTCCCGTTGTAAATGATAACTGCCAGGTTGCCTCTGTCACAAACAATGCTCCTGCACAGTTTAATGTTGGTATAACTACTATCATTTGGACTGTCATTGATATATATGGGAACAGTAATACATGTGAAATGACTGTGACCGTGACCGATGCGACTGCACCATCAATTATCTGTCCTGAAAATATCCTTTTCATCACTGAAAAAGGAATATGTGAAGCAGATATCATTGTTGATGAACCTGAAGTAGATGACAACTGTGGAATTCCCACTTATATTAACAGTTATACTGGCACCTCCAATGCATCTGGCACTTATCCTGTCGGTACGACAAATGTTATTTGGACTGTTACAGATATTAACTCCAATACCAGTACATGCATAACTAATGTATCGGTGTTATCACCACCATTAGCCAATGATGATTATGCAAGCACTCCGCAAAACACAGCAGCTGTTGATATTAATATCATAGCTAATGATTTCGATTGCCTGAATTCATTAAATTCGTCAACGATCATTATTGCCCGTCAGCCTTTAAATGGAAGTGTAATTGTGAATAATGCCACCGGAGCGGTAACCTACACACCTTTTATTGACTTTACTGGAGATGATGATTTTGATTACCAGGTATGTAATTTTAGTGGTCTCTGCGATACGGCGACGGTTTATATAAATATAACCACAATAAACCATCCACCTGTGGCTGAAAATATAGAAGACTCAACGCTCGTTAATATACCAAAGATAATTGATCTCAATGGTCATGTTTCAGACCCTGACGGCAATTCTCTTACCCTGAGTATTTGTGGTGAGCCGGCAAACGGTACCGTCACTATAAATGATGGTCTATTAGTCACCTACACGCCCGACCTGGATTATGAAGGATGGGATTCTATTTGCTATACCGTATGCGACAATGGCGCTCCACAATTATGTGATGATGCATATATCTATATCGACTCTAAAGGTCGAGAACCACCAATCATAATTTCTAATACGATAACACCAAATGGTGATGGATTCAATGACTTCTTTTATATTGAAGGAATTGAAATGTATCCTGAAAATGAATTGTTGATCTTCAACCAATGGGGTGATCAGGTCAGATCATTCCGGAATTATAATAATTATGAAGTACGTTGGGATGGAACCAATAAAAGCGGAGGACTTTTGCCTGCCGGTACCTATTATTATATCCTCAGGCTGGAAAAAATTCATCAGGTTTACAATGGCTGGGTCTATATACATTATTAA
- a CDS encoding OmpA family protein: protein MNATKICILTAFFAFAISFGSSAQIQKANRYYEMFEYAKAIPLYLSVIEKGNKDAEEATLKLADSYRRINNYKEASKWYAKAVTFDSVSATTYYYYAQSLRSNGKYLESQKWFVKYDSLSPGDQKSSNYFSFVDSLFNWTPKTKYSIENAAALNSSFADFSPAIFKDGIIFASDRPGKDAKIFGWTGDYYLNLYFAKMDTTSRKISFQSPGLFSQKINNVYHDGPASFNKDFSMIYFTRSVRERGNIDSSKLYTNKLKIFFSEYKKEQWTDPKPLFLNNDKYSVGHPVFSSDSKTIYFVSDMPGGYGRTDIYTCHYVDTVGWSQPINLGTNINTFAAEMFPYLYNDSTLYFASDGHPGYGSLDLFRSVKVYGYWSTPENLMAPFNSTEDDFGILILNKNLSFISSNRPGGLGNDDIYIVRQLKEEKPPVKPVYVYSINGFVKDEATLKPIANATVFIWDKEKGIVKILKTNASGYYSQRVDKGHSLTLKAMKEEYNSDTLNMNISQNPVDTSIHAKRDLLLSKLELNQVFRIEKIYYDYDKWNIRPDAAIELDKAASFLGEHPEITVELGSHTDSRGSDIYNQKLSERRAESAVNYIIEKGVKPSNIVFKGYGESQLVNSCTNGVTCTAEQHQANRRTEIKITGFIKVSDTTTSNYLDKFSAGDSLSIGSFNLNFFNLIKDVNKQKIQSEQNEPGTDKKENAKAPSDPNKKSTSPETSKINKSDISGTTYSIQIAASNVREDKLFKDITKLIICTCNDGYVRYFTGSFSSIAEAQPLLKDMQKKGYKDAWITKIDNINCKCEQVLRD from the coding sequence ATGAATGCAACGAAAATATGTATTCTAACCGCGTTTTTTGCTTTTGCCATTTCATTTGGCTCTTCTGCCCAAATCCAGAAAGCAAATCGCTATTATGAGATGTTTGAATACGCTAAAGCTATTCCTTTATATCTTTCAGTGATAGAAAAAGGAAATAAAGATGCTGAGGAAGCGACTTTAAAGCTTGCAGATAGTTACAGGCGTATCAATAATTATAAAGAAGCTTCGAAATGGTATGCCAAAGCTGTGACATTCGATTCAGTTTCGGCAACAACATATTATTATTATGCTCAGTCGTTGAGAAGTAATGGTAAATATCTTGAATCCCAAAAATGGTTTGTGAAATATGATAGCTTGTCGCCGGGAGACCAAAAGAGCAGTAATTATTTCTCATTCGTTGATTCTCTTTTCAATTGGACACCAAAGACAAAATATTCAATTGAAAACGCTGCTGCTTTAAATTCTTCTTTTGCAGATTTCTCACCTGCCATTTTTAAAGACGGGATTATTTTTGCCAGCGACAGACCTGGTAAAGATGCGAAGATATTTGGGTGGACAGGCGATTATTATTTGAACCTGTATTTTGCTAAAATGGATACGACAAGCAGGAAAATTTCTTTTCAATCCCCAGGGTTATTTTCGCAAAAGATTAATAATGTATATCATGATGGCCCCGCTTCATTTAACAAGGATTTTAGTATGATCTATTTTACCAGATCCGTTAGAGAACGTGGTAATATTGATTCTTCAAAGCTTTATACAAATAAGTTGAAGATATTTTTTTCGGAATACAAAAAGGAACAGTGGACTGACCCAAAACCATTGTTTCTCAACAATGACAAATATTCTGTTGGACATCCTGTCTTTTCAAGTGATTCAAAAACAATTTATTTTGTTTCTGACATGCCGGGTGGCTATGGTCGCACAGATATTTATACCTGTCATTATGTGGATACGGTTGGCTGGTCGCAACCGATAAATCTTGGTACCAATATCAATACGTTTGCTGCTGAAATGTTTCCATACTTGTATAATGATTCAACTTTATACTTCGCCTCCGACGGACACCCGGGTTATGGCAGCCTCGACCTGTTCAGATCTGTAAAAGTCTATGGCTATTGGTCAACACCTGAGAACCTGATGGCACCTTTTAATTCAACAGAAGACGATTTCGGCATTCTCATTCTGAATAAAAATTTATCATTCATCAGCTCAAACCGTCCTGGTGGTCTCGGCAATGATGATATATATATCGTACGCCAGCTTAAAGAGGAAAAACCCCCGGTAAAGCCTGTCTATGTATACTCAATCAATGGTTTTGTCAAAGATGAAGCCACTTTGAAACCTATTGCAAATGCTACAGTATTTATTTGGGATAAAGAAAAGGGAATAGTAAAAATACTAAAGACAAATGCATCAGGCTATTACTCGCAACGAGTTGATAAGGGCCATAGCCTTACTCTCAAAGCCATGAAAGAAGAGTATAATTCCGACACCCTTAACATGAATATTTCTCAAAATCCAGTTGATACATCGATACATGCGAAAAGAGATTTGCTATTAAGTAAACTGGAACTTAACCAGGTATTCAGAATTGAAAAAATCTATTATGACTATGATAAATGGAATATCCGCCCCGACGCTGCAATTGAACTTGACAAAGCGGCCTCTTTCCTGGGGGAACATCCTGAAATAACTGTTGAGCTTGGTTCCCATACCGATTCAAGAGGAAGCGATATCTATAATCAAAAACTATCGGAACGAAGGGCAGAATCAGCCGTAAACTATATTATTGAAAAAGGTGTAAAACCATCGAATATCGTATTCAAAGGATATGGCGAAAGTCAGCTTGTCAACAGTTGTACAAATGGGGTAACATGCACTGCTGAACAACATCAGGCAAACAGGCGTACAGAAATCAAAATCACCGGGTTTATAAAAGTTTCTGATACAACTACTTCCAACTATTTAGATAAATTTTCTGCCGGCGATAGTCTCTCAATTGGTTCTTTTAATCTTAATTTTTTCAATTTGATAAAAGATGTCAATAAACAAAAAATTCAGTCTGAGCAAAATGAACCAGGTACTGACAAGAAAGAGAACGCCAAGGCACCTTCAGATCCAAATAAAAAATCCACATCACCTGAAACATCAAAAATCAATAAATCTGATATTTCCGGGACAACTTACAGCATCCAGATAGCAGCCTCAAATGTCAGGGAGGATAAGCTCTTTAAAGATATTACCAAATTGATCATTTGCACTTGCAATGACGGTTATGTCAGATATTTTACCGGTAGCTTTTCAAGTATTGCAGAAGCACAACCATTATTAAAAGATATGCAGAAGAAAGGATATAAAGATGCCTGGATAACCAAAATTGATAATATAAATTGCAAATGTGAACAAGTTTTGAGAGATTAA